From a single Sporosarcina oncorhynchi genomic region:
- a CDS encoding cell division protein FtsA, translated as MSNHLFALDIGTRSVVGIILKENNEVYHVEDLVTIEHKERSMIDGQIHNILSVANVISEIKSTLEERHGPLNRVSVAAAGRALKTTEGSMTIDISEKSLFSTEDINRLELAAVQQAQQSLLSSSATTDDYYYCVGYSVLHYKLDGDDIGSLIDQSGRSATASVIATFLPRVVVESLLSALKRADLEMEALTLEPIAAINVLIPPSMRRLNVALVDIGAGTSDIAITDNNTVIAYGMVPVAGDEVTEALSNHYLLDFPIAELAKRSLSSEDSIQIVDILGFEQTIPSDEVISFIQPAIDKLATSISQEIRKLNNGRSPQAVMVVGGGSLTPGLTKEISARLELPENRVGIRGLEALSNVTLSEEIVSSPALVTPIGIAIAARRAPIHYMTVMVNDKTIRLFELKEMTVGDALLATNIKAKQLYGKPGLGMSITLNGDRVIIPGEHGHSSVILLNGKIASTKDFIKNGDIISLEPSIDGRNATATIKDLIGDIQPIHITINEKPVAIKPEIIVNGLLATSDHAVVDRDEISFTFQTNLQAILTNEAIETEQPFELFINNQRIRMKEFTPRFMLGNKPILPSYQLKDGDAIRIIQPKLPSVEEVIQIIGKSHRTIVSVTFNGVPVDLHSSSFTILLNGQTSDHTTIIKPGDVITFSEAAYKQAVFSDVFKYIEYTLPQAGTSSYQLLRNGETIGFNDPIYENDALEITFSPKKVDS; from the coding sequence GACCATTAAATCGTGTCAGTGTGGCTGCTGCAGGAAGAGCTTTGAAAACAACTGAAGGTTCTATGACAATCGATATTTCAGAGAAATCCCTATTTTCGACCGAAGATATTAATCGACTTGAATTGGCCGCCGTCCAACAGGCCCAGCAAAGTCTGTTATCGTCATCTGCAACAACAGATGATTATTATTACTGTGTCGGTTACTCTGTTCTCCATTACAAATTGGATGGCGATGATATTGGCAGCCTTATCGATCAGTCCGGGCGTTCAGCTACGGCGAGCGTCATTGCTACTTTCCTCCCGAGAGTCGTCGTGGAATCGTTGCTGTCCGCGCTGAAACGAGCCGATCTTGAGATGGAAGCACTGACACTTGAACCAATAGCCGCCATCAATGTCCTAATTCCTCCTTCCATGCGTAGGTTGAATGTTGCACTCGTAGATATTGGAGCAGGCACTTCAGACATTGCAATTACGGACAATAATACAGTCATTGCCTATGGTATGGTGCCTGTTGCAGGAGATGAAGTGACTGAGGCACTTAGCAATCATTATTTGCTCGACTTCCCGATTGCAGAACTAGCAAAACGGTCGTTATCAAGTGAAGATTCCATTCAAATAGTTGATATTCTTGGTTTCGAACAGACCATCCCATCTGACGAAGTTATTTCCTTTATTCAACCGGCCATTGACAAGCTAGCTACTAGTATTTCACAAGAAATAAGAAAGCTGAACAATGGCAGATCACCACAAGCTGTCATGGTTGTCGGGGGAGGTAGTCTGACTCCGGGACTGACGAAAGAAATTAGCGCAAGGTTGGAATTACCTGAAAACCGTGTTGGCATACGAGGATTGGAGGCGCTATCCAACGTCACCTTGTCAGAAGAGATCGTGTCTTCTCCTGCTCTCGTTACCCCAATCGGAATCGCTATCGCAGCTAGACGGGCACCTATTCATTATATGACCGTTATGGTGAATGATAAGACTATCCGGCTGTTTGAGCTAAAAGAAATGACCGTTGGGGACGCGTTACTCGCGACAAACATAAAAGCAAAACAACTATATGGAAAACCTGGACTTGGGATGTCCATTACTTTAAACGGAGATCGAGTAATTATTCCGGGAGAACATGGACACTCTTCCGTCATATTACTAAACGGCAAGATTGCCAGCACAAAAGACTTCATTAAAAATGGCGACATAATCTCTCTGGAACCAAGCATTGACGGAAGAAACGCAACAGCGACGATTAAAGACTTGATTGGCGACATACAGCCTATCCATATTACAATTAATGAAAAGCCAGTAGCAATCAAACCAGAAATTATCGTAAACGGCCTTCTAGCAACATCTGATCATGCCGTAGTAGACCGCGATGAGATTTCATTTACTTTCCAAACTAACTTGCAAGCCATTTTGACAAATGAAGCGATTGAAACAGAACAACCTTTCGAACTTTTCATTAACAATCAACGTATTCGGATGAAAGAATTCACACCAAGGTTCATGCTAGGAAATAAACCCATCCTACCAAGCTATCAATTAAAAGACGGTGATGCGATACGGATCATTCAGCCAAAACTCCCTTCAGTGGAGGAGGTCATCCAAATAATAGGTAAGTCTCATAGAACGATTGTATCCGTGACATTTAACGGCGTTCCGGTTGATTTACATAGCAGTTCGTTTACGATCCTGTTGAATGGTCAAACGAGTGATCACACAACAATCATTAAACCCGGTGATGTGATTACGTTTTCTGAGGCTGCTTATAAGCAGGCCGTGTTCAGCGATGTCTTCAAATATATCGAATATACGCTGCCACAGGCAGGGACATCATCCTATCAATTGTTAAGAAACGGCGAAACAATCGGCTTCAATGATCCTATTTATGAGAATGATGCTCTAGAAATAACGTTCTCCCCCAAAAAGG